In Marasmius oreades isolate 03SP1 chromosome 1, whole genome shotgun sequence, one DNA window encodes the following:
- a CDS encoding uncharacterized protein (BUSCO:EOG09264IIZ), giving the protein MGGNQSVPKITAQDRAILDLKLQRDKVKQYQKQIQSVLDREQAIAKSFLAAGQKDRALTALRRRKYQQSLLVKTDGQLENLEQLVSSIEFSLIEVSVLHGLKQGNEVLKEIHKEMNIESVERLLEETAEAREYQREIDDMLANNLTLEDEEVVQAELLALQADQLKAPVKVPEQEQKEANKLPSVPTTEPHSTEPAKEERITIPA; this is encoded by the exons ATGGGGGGAAACCAATCGGTCCCAAAGATAACTGCCCAGGATCGCGCAATACTAGA TCTCAAATTGCAGCGAGATAAAGTAAAGCAATACCAGAAACAG ATTCAGTCGGTCTTGGATCGTGAACAAGCTATCGCCAAGTCATTCCTCGCAGCTGGTCAGAAAGACAGAGCTCTCACAGCACTGCGGAGACGAAAATATCAACAAAGTCTCTTGGTCAAGACAGACGGTCAGCTTGAGAATTTGGAACAATTA GTGTCGAGTATAGAATTTTCATTGATTGAAGTTTCTGTCCTGCACGGGTTGAAACAAGGGAATGAAGTGTTAAAAGAGATTCACAAGGAGATGAATATTGAATCCGTGGAGAGACTTTTGGAGGAGACAGCAGAGGCTCGAGAGTACCAGAGG GAAATCGACGACATGCTTGCCAATAATCTCACActggaggatgaagaagttgtTCAAGCAGAGTTACTCGCACTCCAGGCCGACCAA CTCAAAGCACCAGTCAAGGTACCGGAACAAGAACAGAAAGAGGCAAACAAACTCCCTTCTGTTCCTACGACCGAACCGCATTCGACAGAGCCGGCAAAGGAAGAACGGATTACTATACCCGCATAA